A portion of the Micromonospora vinacea genome contains these proteins:
- a CDS encoding GNAT family N-acetyltransferase — MTKDTPYALVRQTDVADRQAVLDVLTEAFTDDPVACWLFPASDERGRLQSYFYGQLLDQGAAEAYLIGRGEGASVWLALPAGQAPDEEHPNAPDMDQSSIFGGNGVRLRTLGRALAERHPRREPHLYLSCMGVVGGRQGAGLGSAMLRHRLERADADGLAAYLEASSPRSRALYLRHGFADLGEPVHVADSPLLWPMWRQPSR; from the coding sequence ATGACGAAAGATACACCGTACGCACTCGTGCGGCAGACGGATGTCGCAGACCGGCAGGCGGTTTTGGACGTCCTCACCGAGGCGTTCACGGACGATCCGGTCGCCTGTTGGCTCTTCCCCGCATCGGATGAGCGCGGCCGTCTCCAGTCGTACTTCTACGGTCAACTACTGGATCAGGGCGCCGCCGAGGCATACCTGATCGGTCGTGGCGAGGGTGCCTCGGTATGGCTGGCGTTGCCTGCGGGCCAGGCACCCGACGAGGAACATCCGAACGCGCCCGACATGGACCAGAGCTCGATCTTCGGCGGGAACGGCGTGCGGTTACGGACTCTCGGGCGGGCACTGGCCGAGCGGCATCCCCGTCGCGAACCGCACCTCTACCTCTCGTGCATGGGGGTGGTGGGCGGGCGGCAGGGCGCCGGACTCGGCTCGGCGATGCTGCGCCACCGGTTGGAGCGAGCGGACGCCGACGGGCTCGCCGCGTACCTGGAGGCAAGCTCACCGCGGAGCCGGGCCCTCTACCTGCGACACGGCTTCGCGGACCTCGGCGAACCGGTTCACGTGGCGGACAGCCCACTCCTATGGCCAATGTGGCGCCAACCGAGCCGTTGA
- a CDS encoding GntR family transcriptional regulator, producing the protein MPSPTPRPDPPYRRIVEELRGRILSGDLRPGDRLPSVRQIAQRWGVAVATATRAMATLRDSGLVETTVGSGTVVSNDARRKHPVGPAASQWPRQARAFKQPLGRMHVLRAAIAIADAEGLDAVSMRRLAVDLGVGPMSLYRHVANKDDLVTQMVDEVFGESELPDPGPPGWRAKLELVAHQQWELCRRHLWLPRAVSFTRPALVPNMMAHTEWILRALDGLGLPMTTRLREALTLHGLVATVALSMAAEVESEQETGVTLDGWLLAQQKRANQTLDSGRFPLLSTIPTETVSDLNGLFEYGLARHLDGFATLVEDAARARS; encoded by the coding sequence ATGCCTTCGCCGACGCCGCGCCCGGATCCGCCGTACCGGCGCATCGTGGAGGAGCTTCGCGGCCGAATCTTGTCCGGCGACCTGCGGCCGGGGGACCGGCTACCCTCCGTCCGGCAAATCGCGCAGCGGTGGGGCGTCGCGGTAGCGACCGCGACCAGAGCGATGGCGACTCTCCGTGACAGCGGGCTGGTCGAAACGACGGTCGGTTCCGGTACGGTGGTCAGCAACGACGCCCGCCGCAAGCACCCGGTCGGCCCGGCCGCGTCGCAGTGGCCACGGCAGGCCCGCGCGTTCAAGCAGCCACTGGGCCGGATGCACGTCCTGCGCGCCGCCATCGCGATCGCCGACGCCGAGGGACTCGACGCAGTGTCGATGCGACGTCTCGCGGTCGACCTCGGCGTCGGCCCGATGTCGCTCTACCGGCACGTGGCGAACAAGGACGATCTGGTGACGCAGATGGTCGACGAGGTCTTCGGCGAATCCGAACTACCCGACCCAGGACCACCCGGCTGGCGGGCGAAGCTCGAACTCGTCGCCCACCAACAGTGGGAACTGTGCCGGCGACACCTCTGGCTGCCCAGAGCCGTCTCGTTCACCCGTCCGGCGCTTGTGCCCAACATGATGGCGCACACCGAGTGGATCCTGCGCGCGCTCGACGGACTTGGGCTGCCCATGACGACACGGCTCCGCGAGGCGCTCACGCTCCACGGACTGGTCGCCACCGTCGCGCTGTCCATGGCGGCCGAGGTCGAATCGGAGCAGGAGACCGGTGTCACGCTCGACGGGTGGTTGCTGGCACAGCAGAAGCGAGCCAACCAGACGCTCGACAGTGGAAGATTCCCACTGCTGTCGACGATCCCGACCGAGACGGTGTCGGACCTCAATGGACTGTTCGAGTACGGTCTCGCACGCCATCTCGATGGGTTCGCCACCCTGGTGGAGGATGCTGCCCGAGCGCGGTCATGA
- a CDS encoding TetR/AcrR family transcriptional regulator: MTPARRTTPARGRGAPSATAEVREALMTVGCRLLSSDGPAALSARRLAAEVGTSTMAIYTHFGGVPDLVEAIVQMGLDRLAERLAAVRPTDDPVTDLARLARAYRDSALADPHLYAVMLGGVAQAHFGLKPRDLELDSLTLGAADVHVRRSIEAGRFRAGPHWDLTVQVWAMMHGWVMLEIAGYGIGASVDDYLLHVLVGAGDSLADATRSVRRSGGVGLTAGPS, from the coding sequence GTGACGCCGGCCCGCCGGACGACGCCGGCCCGCGGGCGGGGCGCCCCGTCGGCCACCGCCGAGGTACGGGAGGCGCTGATGACCGTCGGGTGCCGCCTGCTCAGCTCGGACGGCCCGGCCGCGCTCTCGGCGCGCCGGCTGGCGGCCGAGGTCGGCACCTCCACGATGGCCATCTACACCCATTTCGGGGGTGTCCCCGACCTGGTCGAGGCGATCGTGCAGATGGGGCTCGACCGGCTCGCCGAGCGGCTGGCGGCGGTCCGCCCGACCGACGATCCGGTCACCGATCTGGCCCGCCTCGCCCGGGCGTACCGAGACAGCGCACTGGCCGACCCCCATCTGTACGCCGTCATGCTGGGCGGCGTCGCGCAAGCCCACTTCGGCCTGAAGCCTCGCGATCTCGAACTCGATTCGCTCACCCTCGGCGCCGCCGACGTGCACGTCCGCCGAAGCATCGAGGCGGGCCGGTTCCGGGCCGGCCCGCACTGGGATCTGACCGTCCAGGTCTGGGCGATGATGCACGGTTGGGTGATGTTGGAAATCGCCGGTTACGGGATCGGAGCCAGCGTTGACGACTATCTTCTCCACGTTCTCGTCGGGGCCGGCGACAGCCTTGCCGACGCCACCCGGTCGGTGCGGCGATCGGGTGGCGTCGGCCTGACGGCTGGGCCTAGCTGA
- a CDS encoding SGNH/GDSL hydrolase family protein, producing the protein MAANRWLPRFLRQMPRLPDAAGDHLGEASGDGPVIRMVIVGDSAVTGVGADHLDGALAGQLATAVAGLTGRRVCWRVLGRTGARARTLDTYFLRHLSDPCTQWRPDLVVVSIGVNDVTRLLPPWLWERDLLALIDRIRHRLDRSVPILFIQLPPVRQFIGLPAPLRRSLGLLAERYNRRLRLLARRDPDVYRLPADDLLVPLADFFASDGFHPSQIGYRAWARSIASQIATVVDLRAGRSPATARSGR; encoded by the coding sequence ATGGCGGCGAACCGGTGGTTGCCCCGTTTCCTGCGGCAGATGCCCCGACTGCCCGACGCCGCCGGCGACCATCTCGGCGAAGCCTCCGGCGACGGACCCGTCATCCGGATGGTGATCGTCGGCGACTCGGCCGTCACCGGCGTCGGAGCCGACCACCTGGACGGCGCCCTGGCCGGTCAGCTCGCCACCGCGGTGGCCGGGCTGACTGGCCGGCGCGTCTGCTGGCGGGTACTGGGGCGCACCGGGGCCCGCGCGCGCACCCTCGACACCTACTTCCTGCGGCACCTCAGCGACCCGTGCACGCAGTGGCGCCCCGACCTGGTGGTCGTGTCCATCGGGGTCAACGACGTGACCCGGCTGCTCCCGCCGTGGCTCTGGGAGCGCGACTTGCTCGCCCTGATCGACCGGATCCGCCACCGGCTCGACCGCTCGGTGCCGATCCTGTTCATCCAGCTCCCACCGGTCCGGCAGTTCATCGGGCTGCCGGCGCCGCTGCGGCGGTCGCTGGGCCTGCTGGCCGAGCGGTACAACCGGCGCCTGCGGTTGCTGGCCCGGCGCGACCCCGACGTCTACCGCCTGCCGGCCGATGACCTGCTCGTGCCGCTGGCCGACTTCTTCGCCTCCGACGGCTTCCACCCGTCGCAGATCGGCTACCGGGCCTGGGCCCGGTCGATCGCCTCGCAGATCGCCACCGTCGTGGACCTGCGGGCCGGCCGGTCGCCGGCAACCGCCCGGAGTGGCCGGTGA
- a CDS encoding helix-turn-helix transcriptional regulator, which produces MTTVHPRAPEVIVIDLMQRTLDDRPDGPGDGTAEPHIVALCSGAEHASALQAIHHGVRAVVHRDDPVGHIAMAIRAVAAGEAFLSPPPTRYLLEGVRIDRPGPRRRPVAASLSRRELEVIALLCDGVANPEIARRLSISATTVRPQIHHIATKFGLRDRTQVVVYVFRHGLAAPDPGEGPSVASVRPWLLRSTVS; this is translated from the coding sequence GTGACCACTGTGCACCCGCGCGCGCCCGAGGTGATTGTGATCGACCTGATGCAACGCACGCTCGACGACCGGCCGGACGGCCCGGGCGACGGCACCGCCGAGCCGCACATCGTCGCCCTGTGCTCCGGCGCCGAGCACGCGAGCGCCCTGCAGGCGATCCACCACGGAGTGCGGGCGGTGGTCCACCGGGACGACCCGGTCGGCCACATCGCGATGGCGATCCGGGCGGTCGCCGCCGGCGAGGCGTTCCTGTCCCCGCCGCCCACCCGCTACCTGCTCGAAGGGGTCCGGATCGACCGGCCCGGGCCGCGCCGAAGGCCGGTGGCCGCCAGCCTGAGCCGCCGGGAGCTCGAAGTGATCGCCCTGCTGTGCGACGGCGTCGCCAACCCGGAGATCGCGCGCAGGCTCTCCATCTCGGCGACCACGGTGCGCCCACAGATCCACCACATCGCCACCAAGTTCGGGCTGCGGGACCGCACTCAGGTCGTGGTGTACGTCTTCCGGCACGGGTTGGCGGCACCGGACCCGGGCGAGGGGCCTTCCGTTGCCTCGGTCCGGCCCTGGCTGTTAAGGTCCACTGTGTCATAA
- a CDS encoding TetR/AcrR family transcriptional regulator: MGQKRVSSSQRRASVLAAAIRIFGSKGFAATTTADIAREAAVSQPYVVSLFGSKDALIRAAIEHALDRVVEVFEQTIDDDAPGDLAPRIGVAYLQLFKEQGLQLCLAHAFTAGTDPEIGPLARDGFLRVYRVLVNRGDLTPEQASQTLAAGMMANVILGLRLADDYDREPAIRELLSATYPSNVELLRTVTSAYDGLAPLQGGAGV; encoded by the coding sequence ATGGGCCAGAAACGAGTCTCCTCGTCCCAGCGACGCGCTTCCGTGCTCGCTGCGGCGATCCGGATCTTCGGCAGCAAGGGCTTCGCCGCAACCACCACGGCAGACATCGCCCGCGAGGCCGCCGTGAGCCAGCCCTACGTGGTGTCCCTGTTCGGCAGCAAAGACGCGCTCATCCGAGCCGCGATCGAGCACGCGCTCGACAGAGTGGTCGAGGTGTTCGAGCAGACGATCGACGACGACGCACCTGGCGACCTCGCACCGCGTATCGGTGTCGCCTACCTTCAACTGTTCAAGGAGCAGGGGTTGCAACTCTGCCTCGCGCACGCCTTCACCGCCGGCACCGATCCGGAGATCGGGCCACTCGCCAGAGACGGCTTCCTCCGCGTCTACCGAGTGCTCGTCAACCGCGGCGATCTCACACCCGAACAAGCCAGTCAGACCCTCGCCGCCGGCATGATGGCCAACGTCATCCTCGGCTTACGTCTGGCCGACGACTATGACCGTGAACCCGCAATACGCGAACTCCTCTCGGCGACCTACCCGAGCAACGTCGAGCTCCTCAGGACCGTCACCAGTGCCTACGATGGCCTCGCCCCTCTACAAGGTGGGGCCGGCGTTTGA
- a CDS encoding DUF1772 domain-containing protein codes for MDVLMFATVAVLGFTACAEFGSYAFVHPVVKRLAPRDHILVEQGLLRTFGIVMPVLMTASLVLAISYAARPDGTGLPEVLRWVAAATWATGIVTTVVVNVPINLSTLRWDKDFPPERWQERRNRWEWFQGYRSWAYLAAFLLVALSVATVD; via the coding sequence ATGGACGTGCTGATGTTCGCCACCGTCGCCGTGCTGGGGTTCACGGCCTGCGCCGAGTTCGGCTCCTATGCTTTTGTGCATCCGGTGGTCAAGCGTCTGGCGCCGCGCGACCACATCCTGGTCGAACAGGGTCTGCTGCGTACCTTCGGGATTGTGATGCCGGTGCTGATGACGGCCTCGCTCGTGCTGGCTATCAGCTACGCGGCCCGCCCTGATGGGACGGGGTTGCCCGAGGTGTTGCGTTGGGTTGCGGCCGCGACCTGGGCCACGGGCATCGTCACGACCGTCGTCGTGAACGTGCCGATCAACCTGTCCACACTGCGCTGGGACAAGGATTTCCCTCCGGAGCGCTGGCAAGAGCGCCGTAACCGCTGGGAGTGGTTTCAGGGATACCGTTCGTGGGCCTATCTCGCGGCCTTCCTGCTCGTCGCTCTCTCGGTCGCCACGGTCGACTGA
- a CDS encoding TetR/AcrR family transcriptional regulator encodes MTAETGRRRYESLRRAAQAAETRGEIASAARRLFLSRGWAATTVRDVAREAGVSVPTVYAVYGNKTGLIQALADAADIAANPSQSLAELEGAENDPVRQLAAMAGYDRRLFERAGDIIALVREAGRTEPELASVYRDGRQRGDETRIQVFSSWPGGVLRQGLDIPSAVDIYAAICNIDVYTTLTDERGWQPDQVERWWTEALARELLT; translated from the coding sequence TTGACCGCCGAGACAGGTAGGCGGAGGTACGAATCACTGCGCCGGGCGGCGCAAGCGGCAGAGACCAGGGGTGAGATCGCCAGCGCCGCTCGTCGACTGTTCCTCTCCCGGGGCTGGGCGGCGACCACGGTACGTGACGTGGCACGGGAGGCGGGGGTCTCGGTGCCGACCGTCTACGCGGTGTACGGGAACAAGACCGGGCTGATCCAAGCCCTGGCCGATGCGGCAGACATCGCCGCAAATCCATCGCAGTCGCTCGCCGAACTGGAAGGGGCCGAGAACGATCCGGTGCGGCAGCTCGCGGCGATGGCCGGCTACGACCGGCGCCTCTTCGAGCGCGCCGGTGACATCATCGCGCTCGTACGCGAGGCGGGCCGCACCGAGCCCGAGCTGGCGAGCGTCTACCGCGACGGCCGTCAGCGGGGGGACGAAACCAGGATCCAGGTGTTCTCGTCGTGGCCGGGCGGCGTTCTCCGGCAAGGATTGGACATTCCATCGGCCGTCGATATCTACGCGGCGATCTGCAACATCGACGTCTACACCACACTCACCGACGAACGCGGCTGGCAACCCGATCAAGTCGAACGCTGGTGGACCGAGGCCCTGGCCCGCGAACTCCTGACCTGA
- a CDS encoding HupE/UreJ family protein → MPVRLLAFLAALVAVFLVAAPAQVQAHVRATSVAVDLRSQGDGVTAVVDVEYDVLARLLSLDGALSPDAVGVDGAAAEVPTEARRSALDAHASDVATYVGERLRLSRSSIGCTAKDDARVELADSGAVRVALAYDCPASGALTVRSDIFRVSDGVIDDTTTMVAYDIGGRRGAMLLDSARTSVTVGRTDLLSEIPRFVRLGAEHLLFGLDHVLFLLALLLGAKRLRDVVEVATAFTVAHSVTLVLAAVGWVSVPGWIVEPLIALSIAFVAVDNLLSPRTSHRLPVVFGFGLLHGLGFAGAISVDGPLSASTLADLVSFNVGIELVQLTIIGLAFPGLLFLRRAATTPVAARVLTLGTVAATVAVAGAGLVWFVERSPILT, encoded by the coding sequence ATGCCTGTGCGTCTGCTGGCGTTCCTCGCCGCCCTTGTTGCCGTGTTCCTCGTCGCCGCTCCGGCGCAGGTGCAGGCGCACGTCCGCGCGACCTCGGTTGCGGTCGACCTGCGCAGCCAGGGCGACGGCGTCACGGCTGTCGTCGACGTGGAGTACGACGTCCTCGCCCGGCTGTTGAGCCTCGACGGTGCGCTGAGCCCGGACGCGGTCGGCGTGGACGGCGCGGCCGCCGAGGTGCCGACCGAGGCGCGGCGCAGTGCGCTGGACGCGCACGCGAGCGACGTGGCGACGTACGTCGGCGAGCGGCTGCGGCTGAGCCGCAGCTCGATCGGGTGTACCGCTAAGGACGACGCCCGCGTTGAACTTGCCGACTCCGGTGCGGTGCGGGTCGCGCTCGCCTACGACTGTCCGGCGTCCGGCGCGTTGACCGTCCGCAGCGACATCTTCCGCGTCTCCGACGGCGTCATTGACGACACGACCACGATGGTGGCCTACGACATCGGCGGCCGCCGCGGTGCGATGTTGCTCGACAGTGCCCGCACCAGCGTCACGGTGGGGCGCACCGACCTACTCAGCGAGATCCCGCGGTTCGTCCGGCTTGGGGCGGAGCACCTGCTCTTCGGGCTCGACCACGTGCTGTTCCTGCTGGCGCTGCTGCTGGGCGCGAAGCGGCTGCGCGACGTCGTCGAGGTCGCCACGGCCTTCACGGTCGCACACTCGGTGACCCTGGTGCTGGCCGCGGTCGGCTGGGTCAGCGTGCCCGGGTGGATCGTCGAGCCGCTCATCGCGCTGTCGATCGCGTTCGTCGCGGTCGACAACCTGCTGTCGCCGAGGACGAGCCACCGGCTGCCCGTGGTCTTCGGCTTCGGGCTGCTGCACGGGCTCGGCTTCGCGGGCGCGATCAGCGTTGACGGCCCGCTGTCGGCCTCGACGCTGGCCGACCTGGTCTCCTTCAACGTCGGCATCGAACTCGTCCAGTTGACGATCATCGGGCTCGCCTTCCCGGGACTGCTGTTCCTGCGCAGGGCGGCGACCACGCCGGTCGCCGCTCGCGTCCTCACGCTCGGCACCGTCGCGGCGACCGTCGCCGTCGCTGGTGCCGGTCTGGTCTGGTTCGTCGAACGGTCGCCGATCCTGACCTGA